From Brassica oleracea var. oleracea cultivar TO1000 chromosome C3, BOL, whole genome shotgun sequence, a single genomic window includes:
- the LOC106336246 gene encoding uridine-cytidine kinase C, with amino-acid sequence MTGQDINGIEFHQQRHGLLKDQVQLVKRRDSVRYEIVPIQDRLSFEKGFFAVIRACQLLSQKNDGIVLVGVAGPSGAGKTVFTEKILNFLPSVGVISMDNYNDASRIVDGNFDDPRLTDYDTLLKNLEDLKEGKQVEVPIYDFKSSSRVGYRTLDVPASRIVIIEGIYALSEKLRPLLDLRVSVTGGVHFDLVKRVLRDIQRAGQQPEEIIHQISETVYPMYKAFIEPDLQTAQIKIINKFNPFTGFQSPTYILKSRKDVSVDQIKAVLSEGHTETKEETYDIYLLPPGEDPESCQSYLRMRNKDGKYSLMFEEWVTDTPFVISPRITFEVSVRLLGGLMALGYTIATILKRNSHVFATEKVIVKIDWLEQLNRHYLQVQGKDRQIVQSTAEQLGLEGSFIPRTYIEQIQLEKLINEVMALPDDLKNKLSLDEDLVSSSSPKEALLRASADRVAMRNKNLRGMSQSYSTQRDKNISKLAGYSSSDRRYEERNHDSPANEGFMTQLSEQISSLNERMDEFTNLIEELNSKLSCNKNPPTQQSIEVCNGSAPTSYFISGLDNGCLTNAIMAHSSSSSQLAKDSPLMEEISTLSRGQRQVMHQLGNLCNLIREDSAERSGLARTGSSNSSRTSKSFFFLSSVESSSLPLVLTTLALCSVGVVVIYINKRQ; translated from the exons ATGACGGGTCAAGACATCAACGGGATCGAGTTTCATCAGCAGAGACACGGTCTTTTAAAGGATCAAGTCCAATTGGTCAAGAGAAGAGACTCGGTTCGGTACGAGATAGTTCCAATTCAAGATCGGTTGTCATTTGAGAAGGGCTTCTTTGCTGTTATCCGTGCGTGCCAGTTGCTTTCTCAGAAGAACGATGGGATCGTATTGGTTGGTGTCGCTGGCCCATCTGGCGCTGGAAAGACTGTGTTCACCGAGAAGATACTCAACTTTTTGCCTAGTGTTGGTGTCATATCGATGGATAACTATAATGACGCTAGTAGAATTGTTGATGGGAACTTTGACG ATCCAAGGTTAACGGACTATGACACATTGCTCAAGAATCTTGAGGATTTGAAGGAAGGGAAACAGGTTGAGGTTCCTATATATGATTTTAAGTCCAGCTCTCGTGTTGGATACAG GACACTTGATGTTCCAGCTTCTAGGATTGTGATTATTGAAGGAATCTATGCTTTGAGTGAAAAACTGCGACCTTTGTTGGACCTTCGTGTGTCTGTCACTGGTGGAGTTCACTTTGATCTTGTGAAACGGGTTCTTCGTGATATCCAACGTGCGGGGCAACAGCCGGAGGAGATCATACATCAGATATCTGAAACG GTGTATCCGATGTACAAAGCTTTCATAGAGCCAGATCTCCAGACTGCTCAAATTAAAATCATTAATAAATTCAACCCCTTCACTGGCTTTCAGAGCCCAACATACATCTTGAAG TCAAGAAAGGATGTATCTGTTGATCAGATCAAGGCGGTCCTTTCTGAAGGACATACAGAGACTAAGGAGGAGACTTATGATATATATCTTCTTCCTCCTGGTGAAGACCCAGAGTCTTGCCAATCGTATTTGAGAATGCGGAATAAAGATGGAAAGTACAGCCTCATGTTTGAG GAATGGGTTACGGATACTCCTTTTGTCATATCCCCAAGGATTACTTTTGAAGTGAGCGTTCGCTTACTTGGTGGGCTTATGGCATTGGGGTACACAATAGCAACCATACTTAAAAGGAACAGCCATGTCTTTGCTACTGAAAAAGTCATTGTAAAAATCGATTGGCTTGAGCAACTGAATCGTCACTACTTGCAG GTGCAAGGTAAAGATCGGCAAATTGTACAGAGCACTGCAGAGCAGCTAGGATTGGAAGGATCGTTCATTCCACGCACCTATATTGAACAGATCCAACTTGAAAAGCTGATAAATGAAGTAATG GCACTACCAGATGATTTGAAGAACAAGCTTAGCTTAGATGAGGATTTGGTGTCTAGTTCAAGTCCCAAGGAAGCACTCTTACGAGCGTCTGCAGATAGAGTAGCCATGAGAAATAAGAACCTAAG AGGCATGTCACAGTCATATTCAACCCAAAGAGATAAGAATATCTCCAAGCTTGCTGGTTATTCTTCAAGCGATAGGAGGTACGAAGAGAGAAACCACGACTCACCAGCAAATGAG GGGTTTATGACTCAGCTTTCGGAACAAATATCATCTCTCAATGAGAGAATGGATGAGTTCACAAACCTGATTGAAGAGCTAAACTCAAAGTTGAGCTGCAACAAGAACCCTCCAACACAGCAGAGCATAGAAGTCTGCAATGGCTCAGCTCCAACTTCGTATTTCATATCTGGTCTGGACAATGGCTGTTTGACAAATGCCATAATGGCCCATTCGTCTTCATCTTCCCAGTTAGCCAAGGATTCGCCATTAATGGAAGAG ATATCGACCCTCTCACGTGGACAGCGTCAAGTGATGCATCAGTTGGGTAATCTGTGCAATTTGATTAGGGAAGACTCAGCCGAAAGGTCAGGCCTAGCCAGAACAGGAAGCAGCAATAGCAGCAGAACAAGCAAAAGCTTCTTCTTCTTATCCAGTGTGGAATCTAGTAGCCTCCCTCTCGTGTTAACAACCTTGGCTCTTTGCAGCGTAGGAGTAGTAGTGATCTACATTAACAAGCGGCAATAA
- the LOC106336247 gene encoding uncharacterized protein LOC106336247 yields MNLLKTIHHHQSTITRFYRFATTQSLASASLLSLSLQRPRISLVSTSNRSCFALSSVSRASFSGNREDGKKEEAEEGDELVYQKTLRLVECAMFAAVTGLVYFLSNSLAIENYFGCFFALPIVISSIRWNISGGRKTMVATLMLLFILSGPVKALTYFLMHGLLGLAIGSLWRMKASWRLSIFLCTMVRALGLIGYVLTSSFLIRENILAVITINIHASLSYVFTAMGLNIMPSMSLIYMIFGTVLLLNSGFFVLLLHILYSIFLTRLGMKSSLRLPAWLDKAI; encoded by the exons ATGAATCTCCTCAAAACGATTCATCATCACCAGTCCACAATCACTCGATTTTACCGTTTCGCCACTACACAATCCTTGGCTTCCGCTTCTCTGTTGTCACTCTCTCTGCAAAGACCCAGAATCTCTCTCGTTTCCACCTCCAACCGAAGCTGCTTCGCACTCTCGAGCGTCTCCAGAGCTTCGTTTTCAGGTAATCGAGAGGATGGGAAGAAAGAAGAAGCTGAGGAGGGAGATGAATTGGTTTATCAGAAGACGCTGAGACTGGTGGAATGCGCCATGTTCGCTGCCGTCACCGGGCTCGTTTACTTTCTCAGCAACTCCCTCGCCATTGAG AACTACTTTGGGTGTTTTTTCGCATTGCCAATAGTGATATCCTCGATAAGATGGAACATTTCAGGCGGTAGGAAGACAATG GTCGCTACTCTCATGCTCTTGTTCATATTATCAGGTCCAGTCAAAGCATTGACTTACTTT CTTATGCATGGTCTTCTGGGGCTTGCAATTGGTTCATTGTGGAG GATGAAGGCAAGCTGGCGTCTCTCCATTTTCTTGTGCACAATG GTCCGAGCATTGGGTCTCATAGGATATGTTCTGACATCATCCTTCTTAATAAGAGAAAACATTCTTGCTGTG ATCACAATTAACATCCACGCCTCTCTCTCCTATGTTTTCACCGCCATGGGCCTCAACATAATGCCTTCCATGAGCCTCATCTATATGATATTTGGAACAGTG CTGTTGCTTAACAGTGGATTCTTTGTGCTGTTGCTGCATATCCTCTACTCAATCTTCCTCACAAGACTTGGAATGAAATCTTCCTTGAGGTTACCAGCTTGGTTAGACAAAGCAATATGA